The genomic segment ACGCCGTCATGGCCGACAATCCCCTGGACCGGGACGCGGCCCTTTTTGGCGCCGAGAACCAGGTGCTGTGGTACAAGATGGCCATCGGCGAGGGCGAGTTGCTGGCCCAATGTTACGAGTGCATGCGGGCCTGCCCCGTTGCCACGCAAGCGCCGCTCAGCGACCCCATCCGGCGCGGCCGGGCCTTTCGCGAGGCCCAAGAGGGTGGTGAGGCATGAGCTTTGGCGTGACGCAAGAACTGATCGAGGCCTTCGGCGAGGTCATCTTCGACCTCAGCCTCAACCGCCAGCGCCGCACCGGCGACCCGGTGCGCGAACTCGACTTCGCCGCCATCGAGGCGAGCCGCGCCGACATGGGTCTTGGCGACGGCGAGATCGCCGGCCGCATCGGCCTGACCACGGAACAGGTGCGCTTCATCCGCGTGGTCATGGAGCGCCGGCGCTTTCGCACCAACCAGTACCGCAAGCTGTTTCGCCTGGGCGGCGGTCGGCGCTACCACGACGATCGCTACCTGGACCCCGAGGAAGTCCAGGTCTTCAGCGCTGACGCGCTCAGGCTGCGCCAGGCCATGAGCTTCGAGGCCGAGGCGGTCAGGGGCTTCGTGGCGGAAGGCTGGTGGCGGGGCGAGACGATCGGCGATCTGCTGGCCCGCCACGCCGCCCGGCAGCCCGATCACCCGGCCATCGTGGTCGGCGACGAGGTCATCAGCTACGCCGAATTGGCGGGCCGCGTCGAAGACCTGGCCGGCGGGCTCTTGGAACTCGGGCTGGGCCGCGGCGACGTGGTGGCGGTGCAGCTGCCCAACATCGCCGAATTCCTGATTTCCTTCCTTGCCATCGCCGCCATCGGCGGCGTCATGTCGACCATCCACATGCCCTACCGCGAGACCGAGATCCGGGCGCTCATTCGCCACAACCGGGCGCGAGCGGTGATCTGCCTGACGGCCACGCCCGACTACCGGGCGGCCGAGACCATGTTGGGCCTGAAGCCCGAACTCGCCACACTGGAGCACGTCATCGCGCTCGGCGAGGCGGTTGCGGGGACAATACCTTTCGCGGACGTGGCCAACGGAACCCTGCCGGCCGGAGGCATCGCAAACCCGCCGGTGGCTGCCGATCCCTTCCTATTGCTCTATACCTCGGGCACCACCGACGCGCCCAAGGGGGTGCCGCTGAGCCACCAGAACATGCTGGCCAACGGCGCCGCCGCGGCGCCCGAACACGGCATCGGGCCCCACGACGTGATCCTCTCGGCGGCGCCGCTGAGCCATCTTTTCGGGCTCTATTGCCCGCACCTGGCGCTGGCCGTCGGCGCCACCCAGCTTTTGCTGCCGGCCTTTTCGCCGCCCGCCCTGGCCGCCACCATCGAGGCCGGCCGGGCCAGCGTGCTGCTGACGGCACCGGCCCACGTTTCGGCCTGCCTGGACACGGGGCTCTTTGAACAACACGATGTCTCGTCACTGCGTCTCGCCATCATGTCCGGCACCACGTGTCCGCCCGACCTGGTGCGCGCCCTGGCGGCCAAGCTGGGGCAGCAGGCGGTGAGCCAGCTCTGGGGCATGACGGAATTGCAGGCCGGCGCCTTCAGCCGGCCGGGCGACGGCCTCGACGTCGCCGCCTCGAGCGCCGGCCGGGCCTGCCCGGGGAACGAGATCCGCGTTGTCGGCGAGG from the Alphaproteobacteria bacterium genome contains:
- a CDS encoding class I adenylate-forming enzyme family protein — its product is MSFGVTQELIEAFGEVIFDLSLNRQRRTGDPVRELDFAAIEASRADMGLGDGEIAGRIGLTTEQVRFIRVVMERRRFRTNQYRKLFRLGGGRRYHDDRYLDPEEVQVFSADALRLRQAMSFEAEAVRGFVAEGWWRGETIGDLLARHAARQPDHPAIVVGDEVISYAELAGRVEDLAGGLLELGLGRGDVVAVQLPNIAEFLISFLAIAAIGGVMSTIHMPYRETEIRALIRHNRARAVICLTATPDYRAAETMLGLKPELATLEHVIALGEAVAGTIPFADVANGTLPAGGIANPPVAADPFLLLYTSGTTDAPKGVPLSHQNMLANGAAAAPEHGIGPHDVILSAAPLSHLFGLYCPHLALAVGATQLLLPAFSPPALAATIEAGRASVLLTAPAHVSACLDTGLFEQHDVSSLRLAIMSGTTCPPDLVRALAAKLGQQAVSQLWGMTELQAGAFSRPGDGLDVAASSAGRACPGNEIRVVGEDGGELAPGRVGELEVRGASIFPGYLDNDGANAEAFTADGWFRSGDLASIDAAGNLSLSGRSKDLIDRGGVKFNPLDIERLLDAHPAIAQSAIAPVPDQRLGERACAYVVLAGADSITLDDIAAYLKAENVAKTKWPERLKIIAEMPLTPTRKIIKGKLRALVS